The proteins below are encoded in one region of Candidatus Zixiibacteriota bacterium:
- a CDS encoding sodium-dependent transporter, with protein MEKTRDRWGTRLGVILAVAGSAVGLGNFLRFPVQAAKNGGGAFMIPYFIALILIGIPMVWVEWTAGRFGGGYEHSSAPGIFNSLWRKNRFIKYFGIAGIFGPFLIYMYYVYIESWCLAYSFYSITGKLSEITSSEGFVHFLGNYQGVESPGVCAGSTAALVFFLITFILNISVLRFGIKGGIEKLCNIALPLLMFFGIVLAVRVITLFAPDPLHPDWNSINGLGFLWNPDFSALKSAKVWLAAAGQIFFTLSVGMGVILTYASYLKKQDDVVLSGLTAASTNEFAEVVIGGSIVIPAAFIFFGPEQIVGIAESGAFNLGFVTMPQIFGKIPVGALFGFLWFFMLFLAGITSSISLAQPSIAFLEDEFNISRKKAVAIFAVTSFILCLPAMLFLHRGVLDDLDFWGGSFFIVVGATLEIILLAWVFGIDKAWDEMHHGCQMRVPRIFRFIIKYVTPTFLLLILGYWFYSDWWKVITMQGVPAENLPYVLVMRLVILAFLVLLGVLVWLSWRKRKMESYY; from the coding sequence ATGGAAAAGACTCGTGACAGATGGGGCACCAGACTGGGAGTGATTCTGGCCGTTGCCGGCTCGGCCGTGGGGCTGGGAAACTTTCTCCGCTTTCCGGTTCAAGCCGCCAAGAACGGGGGCGGCGCCTTTATGATTCCGTACTTCATTGCCCTTATCCTGATAGGTATTCCGATGGTCTGGGTAGAGTGGACCGCGGGACGGTTCGGCGGAGGATATGAGCATTCCAGCGCGCCGGGGATATTTAATTCTCTCTGGCGGAAGAACCGCTTTATCAAATATTTCGGAATCGCCGGAATCTTCGGTCCCTTTCTGATTTATATGTATTATGTCTATATCGAGTCCTGGTGCCTGGCATATTCCTTTTATTCTATCACCGGGAAATTATCGGAGATAACATCGAGTGAAGGGTTTGTGCATTTTCTCGGGAATTACCAGGGAGTAGAATCTCCCGGTGTCTGTGCCGGTTCGACCGCCGCCCTGGTGTTTTTTTTGATAACTTTTATTCTCAATATTAGTGTTCTTCGTTTTGGAATCAAAGGGGGAATAGAGAAGCTCTGCAATATCGCGTTGCCGCTTCTGATGTTTTTTGGAATTGTTCTTGCCGTACGGGTTATTACGCTTTTTGCGCCGGACCCTTTGCATCCCGATTGGAATTCTATCAACGGTCTGGGATTTCTCTGGAATCCAGATTTTTCGGCGTTGAAATCAGCCAAGGTCTGGCTGGCGGCGGCGGGGCAGATATTCTTTACCCTTTCGGTCGGAATGGGGGTCATTCTCACTTATGCCAGTTATCTGAAAAAGCAGGATGATGTGGTGCTCTCGGGGCTGACGGCGGCCTCGACCAATGAATTCGCCGAAGTGGTTATCGGCGGCTCCATAGTAATACCGGCGGCGTTTATCTTTTTTGGACCGGAGCAGATCGTCGGGATTGCCGAATCGGGCGCCTTTAATCTTGGCTTTGTAACGATGCCCCAGATATTCGGCAAGATTCCGGTGGGGGCGCTCTTTGGTTTCCTCTGGTTTTTTATGCTTTTTCTCGCCGGGATAACATCCTCCATTTCGCTGGCGCAACCGTCAATTGCCTTTCTGGAAGATGAGTTCAATATATCGCGAAAGAAGGCGGTGGCAATATTTGCCGTCACGTCATTTATTCTCTGTCTGCCGGCGATGCTGTTCCTTCATCGAGGAGTGCTTGATGACCTCGACTTCTGGGGCGGGAGTTTCTTCATTGTAGTCGGAGCCACGCTGGAGATAATACTTCTGGCATGGGTTTTCGGAATCGACAAAGCCTGGGACGAGATGCACCATGGCTGCCAGATGCGGGTGCCGCGGATATTCCGCTTCATAATAAAATATGTCACCCCCACTTTCCTTTTGCTTATACTCGGCTACTGGTTTTACTCTGACTGGTGGAAAGTGATTACGATGCAGGGGGTACCGGCAGAGAACCTTCCTTATGTGCTGGTGATGCGTTTGGTGATATTGGCGTTCCTGGTACTTTTGGGCGTTTTAGTCTGGCTCTCCTGGCGCAAGAGGAAGATGGAAAGTTATTATTGA